Proteins co-encoded in one Phycodurus eques isolate BA_2022a chromosome 21, UOR_Pequ_1.1, whole genome shotgun sequence genomic window:
- the LOC133396275 gene encoding inositol monophosphatase 1-like isoform X2, with product MSDPWQECLEHCVEVATQAGKVIREGLKSDIAVMHKSSQVDLVTETDQRVERLIISSIKAKFPTHSFIGEESVAAGAPSVLTDDPTWIIDPIDGTTNFVHGFPFVCVSIGFTVKKQIEFGVVYSCIEDKMYTARKGKGAYCNGVPIKVSGQEGPAAVRRHDGKPQERPDHPRARHPLAGKRRRQHVPGGERRGRRVLPRGHPLLGHGRRRGGGHGSRGSRHRRVRWAVRFDVPPADRGQQQSGGRAPRQAHNGVPRRQGRRRWLVNRKKRNALSRLTSREFGFRGEMWRVQPEE from the exons ATGAGTGATCCGTGGCAGGAGTGCCTGGAGCACTGCGTGGAGGTGGCCACACAGGCCGGCAAG GTGATTCGCGAGGGCCTCAAGAGTGACATCGCCGTTATGCACAAAAGCTCGCAAGTGGACCTGGTGACCGAGACGGACCAGCGAGTGGAGCGGCTCATCATATCCTCCATCAAGGCAAAGTTCCCCACACACAG CTTCATCGGCGAGGAGTCGGTGGCGGCGGGCGCCCCGAGCGTCCTGACCGACGACCCCACTTGGATCATCGACCCGATTGACGGCACCACCAACTTCGTCCACGG CTTCCCCTTTGTGTGTGTATCCATCGGCTTCacagtgaagaaacag ATAGAATTCGGCGTGGTGTACAGTTGCATCGAGGACAAAATGTACACAGCGCGCAAAGGCAAGGGCGCCTACTGCAACGGCGTTCCCATCAAGGTCTCCGGGCAGGAAG GACCCGCAGCGGTTCGACGCCATGATGGCAAACCTCAGGAGCGTCCTGACCATCCCCGTGCACGG CATCCGCTCGCCGGGAAGCGCCGCCGTCAACATGTGCCTGGTGGCGAGCGGCGCGGCAGACGCGTACTACCACGCGGGCATCCACTGCTGGGACATGGCCGGCGGCGCGGCGGTGGTCACGGAAGCCGGGGGAGTCGTCACCGACGTGTCAG GTGGGCCGTTCGATTTGATGTCCCGCCGGCTGATCGCGGCCAGCAGCAGAGCGGTGGCCGAGCGCCTCGCCAGGCACATAACGGAGTTCCACGTCGGCAGGGACGACGCAGATGGCTcgtaaacagaaaaaaacgtaaCGCTTTGTCGCGCCTAACGAGCCGAGAGTTTGGCTTCAGAGGCGAAATGTGGCGCGTACAGCCTGAGGAGTAG
- the LOC133396275 gene encoding uncharacterized protein LOC133396275 isoform X1, translating into MSDPWQECLEHCVEVATQAGKVIREGLKSDIAVMHKSSQVDLVTETDQRVERLIISSIKAKFPTHSFIGEESVAAGAPSVLTDDPTWIIDPIDGTTNFVHGFPFVCVSIGFTVKKQNSAWCTVASRTKCTQRAKARAPTATAFPSRSPGRKVRVGVSASDQQGAPSPRQTTQATPLMLPRGRSQPMPCADRGLLQKGPAAVRRHDGKPQERPDHPRARHPLAGKRRRQHVPGGERRGRRVLPRGHPLLGHGRRRGGGHGSRGSRHRRVRWAVRFDVPPADRGQQQSGGRAPRQAHNGVPRRQGRRRWLVNRKKRNALSRLTSREFGFRGEMWRVQPEE; encoded by the exons ATGAGTGATCCGTGGCAGGAGTGCCTGGAGCACTGCGTGGAGGTGGCCACACAGGCCGGCAAG GTGATTCGCGAGGGCCTCAAGAGTGACATCGCCGTTATGCACAAAAGCTCGCAAGTGGACCTGGTGACCGAGACGGACCAGCGAGTGGAGCGGCTCATCATATCCTCCATCAAGGCAAAGTTCCCCACACACAG CTTCATCGGCGAGGAGTCGGTGGCGGCGGGCGCCCCGAGCGTCCTGACCGACGACCCCACTTGGATCATCGACCCGATTGACGGCACCACCAACTTCGTCCACGG CTTCCCCTTTGTGTGTGTATCCATCGGCTTCacagtgaagaaacag AATTCGGCGTGGTGTACAGTTGCATCGAGGACAAAATGTACACAGCGCGCAAAGGCAAGGGCGCCTACTGCAACGGCGTTCCCATCAAGGTCTCCGGGCAGGAAGGTGAGGGTTGGCGTTTCCGCTTCTGATCAGCAGGGGGCGCCATCACCCCGGCAAACAACCCAAGCAACACCTCTTATGTTGCCTCGTGGCAGATCTCAGCCAATGCCTTGTGCTGACCGAGGTTTGCTTCAAAAAGGACCCGCAGCGGTTCGACGCCATGATGGCAAACCTCAGGAGCGTCCTGACCATCCCCGTGCACGG CATCCGCTCGCCGGGAAGCGCCGCCGTCAACATGTGCCTGGTGGCGAGCGGCGCGGCAGACGCGTACTACCACGCGGGCATCCACTGCTGGGACATGGCCGGCGGCGCGGCGGTGGTCACGGAAGCCGGGGGAGTCGTCACCGACGTGTCAG GTGGGCCGTTCGATTTGATGTCCCGCCGGCTGATCGCGGCCAGCAGCAGAGCGGTGGCCGAGCGCCTCGCCAGGCACATAACGGAGTTCCACGTCGGCAGGGACGACGCAGATGGCTcgtaaacagaaaaaaacgtaaCGCTTTGTCGCGCCTAACGAGCCGAGAGTTTGGCTTCAGAGGCGAAATGTGGCGCGTACAGCCTGAGGAGTAG
- the LOC133396275 gene encoding inositol monophosphatase 1-like isoform X4 has protein sequence MSDPWQECLEHCVEVATQAGKVIREGLKSDIAVMHKSSQVDLVTETDQRVERLIISSIKAKFPTHSFIGEESVAAGAPSVLTDDPTWIIDPIDGTTNFVHGFPFVCVSIGFTVKKQNSAWCTVASRTKCTQRAKARAPTATAFPSRSPGRKDPQRFDAMMANLRSVLTIPVHGIRSPGSAAVNMCLVASGAADAYYHAGIHCWDMAGGAAVVTEAGGVVTDVSGGPFDLMSRRLIAASSRAVAERLARHITEFHVGRDDADGS, from the exons ATGAGTGATCCGTGGCAGGAGTGCCTGGAGCACTGCGTGGAGGTGGCCACACAGGCCGGCAAG GTGATTCGCGAGGGCCTCAAGAGTGACATCGCCGTTATGCACAAAAGCTCGCAAGTGGACCTGGTGACCGAGACGGACCAGCGAGTGGAGCGGCTCATCATATCCTCCATCAAGGCAAAGTTCCCCACACACAG CTTCATCGGCGAGGAGTCGGTGGCGGCGGGCGCCCCGAGCGTCCTGACCGACGACCCCACTTGGATCATCGACCCGATTGACGGCACCACCAACTTCGTCCACGG CTTCCCCTTTGTGTGTGTATCCATCGGCTTCacagtgaagaaacag AATTCGGCGTGGTGTACAGTTGCATCGAGGACAAAATGTACACAGCGCGCAAAGGCAAGGGCGCCTACTGCAACGGCGTTCCCATCAAGGTCTCCGGGCAGGAAG GACCCGCAGCGGTTCGACGCCATGATGGCAAACCTCAGGAGCGTCCTGACCATCCCCGTGCACGG CATCCGCTCGCCGGGAAGCGCCGCCGTCAACATGTGCCTGGTGGCGAGCGGCGCGGCAGACGCGTACTACCACGCGGGCATCCACTGCTGGGACATGGCCGGCGGCGCGGCGGTGGTCACGGAAGCCGGGGGAGTCGTCACCGACGTGTCAG GTGGGCCGTTCGATTTGATGTCCCGCCGGCTGATCGCGGCCAGCAGCAGAGCGGTGGCCGAGCGCCTCGCCAGGCACATAACGGAGTTCCACGTCGGCAGGGACGACGCAGATGGCTcgtaa
- the LOC133396275 gene encoding inositol monophosphatase 1-like isoform X3: MSDPWQECLEHCVEVATQAGKVIREGLKSDIAVMHKSSQVDLVTETDQRVERLIISSIKAKFPTHSFIGEESVAAGAPSVLTDDPTWIIDPIDGTTNFVHGFPFVCVSIGFTVKKQIEFGVVYSCIEDKMYTARKGKGAYCNGVPIKVSGQEDLSQCLVLTEVCFKKDPQRFDAMMANLRSVLTIPVHGIRSPGSAAVNMCLVASGAADAYYHAGIHCWDMAGGAAVVTEAGGVVTDVSGGPFDLMSRRLIAASSRAVAERLARHITEFHVGRDDADGS; the protein is encoded by the exons ATGAGTGATCCGTGGCAGGAGTGCCTGGAGCACTGCGTGGAGGTGGCCACACAGGCCGGCAAG GTGATTCGCGAGGGCCTCAAGAGTGACATCGCCGTTATGCACAAAAGCTCGCAAGTGGACCTGGTGACCGAGACGGACCAGCGAGTGGAGCGGCTCATCATATCCTCCATCAAGGCAAAGTTCCCCACACACAG CTTCATCGGCGAGGAGTCGGTGGCGGCGGGCGCCCCGAGCGTCCTGACCGACGACCCCACTTGGATCATCGACCCGATTGACGGCACCACCAACTTCGTCCACGG CTTCCCCTTTGTGTGTGTATCCATCGGCTTCacagtgaagaaacag ATAGAATTCGGCGTGGTGTACAGTTGCATCGAGGACAAAATGTACACAGCGCGCAAAGGCAAGGGCGCCTACTGCAACGGCGTTCCCATCAAGGTCTCCGGGCAGGAAG ATCTCAGCCAATGCCTTGTGCTGACCGAGGTTTGCTTCAAAAAGGACCCGCAGCGGTTCGACGCCATGATGGCAAACCTCAGGAGCGTCCTGACCATCCCCGTGCACGG CATCCGCTCGCCGGGAAGCGCCGCCGTCAACATGTGCCTGGTGGCGAGCGGCGCGGCAGACGCGTACTACCACGCGGGCATCCACTGCTGGGACATGGCCGGCGGCGCGGCGGTGGTCACGGAAGCCGGGGGAGTCGTCACCGACGTGTCAG GTGGGCCGTTCGATTTGATGTCCCGCCGGCTGATCGCGGCCAGCAGCAGAGCGGTGGCCGAGCGCCTCGCCAGGCACATAACGGAGTTCCACGTCGGCAGGGACGACGCAGATGGCTcgtaa
- the LOC133396678 gene encoding ADP-ribosyl cyclase/cyclic ADP-ribose hydrolase 1 isoform X1, with the protein MTSVTACFLVLSMCAGPLRAFGTTANIKHIVMGRCFDYVTLVNPSVRYDCEEIWRAFEEAVVRQASCDVAAEHYRRMFQAMPQTWACDRFLFWSKTKRLIQDYTAVARHFRTLEDTLAGYMFNDLVWCGQQEDADFDFSSCPKWSACLNHPVHSLWRQASENFAELACGNVTVLLNGSIEKAFNRNSMFGSVELDNLNPQRVNFVNIKVVTNLEGPFIESCGEGSVVDLIHILQSRGFRWTCSDNDQILMILQCVRKPEHASCRTCADSLSAVRFMDFVARRQISNQKNDNNINFF; encoded by the exons ATGACAAGTGTGACAGCAT GTTTCCTTGTTCTCAGCATGTGTGCCGGTCCGCTGCGAGCGTTTGGCACGACGGCCAACATCAAACACATCGTGATGGGCAGATGCTTCGATTACGTCACACTCGTCAACCCCAGCGTGAG GTACGACTGCGAGGAGATCTGGAGAGCGTTTGAGGAGGCGGTGGTGCGGCAGGCTTCCTGCGACGTGGCCGCGGAGCACTACCGCCGCATGTTCCAAGCCATGCCGCAAACGTGGGCCTGCGACCGG TTCCTGTTTTGGAGCAAGACCAAGAGGCTGATACAGGACTACACCGCCGTGGCGCGTCACTTCCGGACGCTGGAGGACACGCTGGCGGGCTACATGTTCAACGACCTCGTCTGGTGTGGCCAACAGGAAGACGCGG ATTTCGATTTCAGCTCGTGCCCCAAATGGTCGGCGTGTTTAAATCATCCCGTGCACTCCTTGTGGAGGCAAGCGTCCGAAAAC TTCGCAGAACTGGCGTGCGGCAACGTCACCGTGCTGCTCAATGGCTCCATTGAGAAGGCTTTCAACAGGAACAG CATGTTTGGAAGCGTGGAGCTGGACAATCTGAATCCGCAAAGGGTGAACTTCGTCAACATCAAAGTGGTGACTAATCTGGAGGGCCCATTTAT AGAATCCTGCGGCGAGGGTTCCGTCGTGGACTTAATCCACATCCTGCAGTCTAGAGGATTCCGCTGGACGTGCTCGGACAACGACCA GATCCTGATGATCCTGCAGTGCGTCCGGAAACCGGAACACGCGTCGTGCCGGACGTGTGCGGACAGCCTGTCCGCAGTCCGGTTCATGGATTTTGTTGCCAGAAGACAAATCTCAAATCagaaaaatgataataatattaatttctTCTAA
- the LOC133396678 gene encoding ADP-ribosyl cyclase/cyclic ADP-ribose hydrolase 1 isoform X2: MCAGPLRAFGTTANIKHIVMGRCFDYVTLVNPSVRYDCEEIWRAFEEAVVRQASCDVAAEHYRRMFQAMPQTWACDRFLFWSKTKRLIQDYTAVARHFRTLEDTLAGYMFNDLVWCGQQEDADFDFSSCPKWSACLNHPVHSLWRQASENFAELACGNVTVLLNGSIEKAFNRNSMFGSVELDNLNPQRVNFVNIKVVTNLEGPFIESCGEGSVVDLIHILQSRGFRWTCSDNDQILMILQCVRKPEHASCRTCADSLSAVRFMDFVARRQISNQKNDNNINFF, from the exons ATGTGTGCCGGTCCGCTGCGAGCGTTTGGCACGACGGCCAACATCAAACACATCGTGATGGGCAGATGCTTCGATTACGTCACACTCGTCAACCCCAGCGTGAG GTACGACTGCGAGGAGATCTGGAGAGCGTTTGAGGAGGCGGTGGTGCGGCAGGCTTCCTGCGACGTGGCCGCGGAGCACTACCGCCGCATGTTCCAAGCCATGCCGCAAACGTGGGCCTGCGACCGG TTCCTGTTTTGGAGCAAGACCAAGAGGCTGATACAGGACTACACCGCCGTGGCGCGTCACTTCCGGACGCTGGAGGACACGCTGGCGGGCTACATGTTCAACGACCTCGTCTGGTGTGGCCAACAGGAAGACGCGG ATTTCGATTTCAGCTCGTGCCCCAAATGGTCGGCGTGTTTAAATCATCCCGTGCACTCCTTGTGGAGGCAAGCGTCCGAAAAC TTCGCAGAACTGGCGTGCGGCAACGTCACCGTGCTGCTCAATGGCTCCATTGAGAAGGCTTTCAACAGGAACAG CATGTTTGGAAGCGTGGAGCTGGACAATCTGAATCCGCAAAGGGTGAACTTCGTCAACATCAAAGTGGTGACTAATCTGGAGGGCCCATTTAT AGAATCCTGCGGCGAGGGTTCCGTCGTGGACTTAATCCACATCCTGCAGTCTAGAGGATTCCGCTGGACGTGCTCGGACAACGACCA GATCCTGATGATCCTGCAGTGCGTCCGGAAACCGGAACACGCGTCGTGCCGGACGTGTGCGGACAGCCTGTCCGCAGTCCGGTTCATGGATTTTGTTGCCAGAAGACAAATCTCAAATCagaaaaatgataataatattaatttctTCTAA
- the LOC133396677 gene encoding collectin-12-like isoform X4, whose amino-acid sequence MLRCAQSDRQRSSCLLLPPYQNAMKDDFADEEEGQSFGYKRFVVKRVDSVSEGIANYGGKIIAVETDLKKLDDQSGEKSENATTAIHAFKGKVWALQRQLSSMEEHLLGDQVKLSQLQNLGSEIQSGQAYVRGLLDGNTAALRFVNGTLHTYGSVLGGLRDDTTRLQRELQQQVKLQNQVLLSVGGLNLTQAQQRVLIEALHRSVDDSSQNIQKVRNDFQSLEQTTRQTRSDTEWLRSKVDNLHVLATNASALSKANNDSLEEVGSQLSFVSGQLQNTSSLADVHDQSLKEILDRQRDFTNLTSSKFERLEVRLDESEQNLDRVTGNVSFTTQLLGAINLNLNAVRGCSETVGRHSDLLLSLNGSVADVRVDAAGMRSQQEDLAARLDKEVTSLSIIMEEMKLVDTKHSQLITNFTILQGPPGPRGSRGDKGPPGPTGQSGQKGEKGDKGAPGIRGPRGEQGIPGPPGLPGLRGLPGVPGNPGSKGPRGSGGRAGPPGGKGEPGTAGLPGRDGQPGPQGAQGPPGIRGPIGPAGEQGTRGLQGPVGPPGPTGPPGPPGVPIRGVVKTLVPVSLQYETVAPTPQAPGCPPEWLHYRDKCYLFSKDPHSFDDAKAACELNSASLLIIHDMEEQKWLQTQTTGKGYFWMGLTDRAEENVWRWLDGSRPAFTKWKPGQPDNWGHGHESGENCAGLIHEGLWNDFFCEDLISYICQKQHTETPGSS is encoded by the exons TGGTGAAAAGAGTCGACAGCGTGTCTGAAGGCATCGCCAACTACGGGGGGAAGATTATCGCGGTGGAGACGGACTTGAAAAAGCTAG ATGatcaaagtggggaaaaatCTGAGAACGCCACCACAGCAATCCATGCCTTCAAGGGGAAGGTGTGGGCCCTCCAGAGGCAGCTGTCCAGCATGGAGGAGCACCTCCTCGGCGACCAGGTCAAGCTGAGCCAGCTGCAAAACCTCGGCTCGGAAATCCAAAGTGGTCAGGCCTACGTCCGAGGTCTGTTGGACGGCAACACGGCCGCCTTGCGCTTCGTCAACGGCACCCTGCACACGTACGGCAGTGTCCTGGGGGGTCTGCGGGACGACACGACCCGGCTGCAGCGAGAACTCCAGCAGCAAGTGAAACTCCAGAACCAGGTCTTGCTGAGCGTCGGTGGCCTGAACCTCACGCAGGCGCAGCAGCGCGTCCTCATCGAGGCTCTGCACCGCTCCGTGGACGACAGCAGTCAGAATATCCAGAAAGTCCGCAATGACTTCCAAAGCCTGGAGCAGACCACCAGACAGACGCGCTCTGATACCGAGTGGCTTCGGAGTAAAGTGGACAACCTGCACGTTCTGGCAACTAATGCCTCGGCGCTTTCCAAAGCCAACAACGATAGCCTGGAGGAGGTCGGATCCCAGCTGTCGTTTGTGTCCGGCCAGTTGCAGAACACCAGCAGCTTGGCAGACGTCCACGACCAGTCCCTGAAGGAGATCCTGGACCGGCAGAGGGACTTCACCAACCTTACGTCATCCAAATTCGAGCGTCTGGAGGTGCGGCTGGACGAGTCGGAGCAGAACCTAGACCGGGTGACCGGCAACGTCAGCTTCACCACACAGCTCCTGGGCGCCATCAACCTCAACCTCAACGCCGTCCGCGGATGCTCCGAAACGGTCGGCCGCCACTCAGACTTGCTGCTGAGCCTCAACGGCAGCGTGGCCGACGTGAGGGTGGACGCGGCCGGAATGCGATCCCAGCAGGAGGACCTGGCGGCGCGCTTGGATAAGGAGGTTACCAGCCTCTCCATTATCATGGAGGAGATGAAGCTTGTGGACACCAAGCACTCCCAGTTGATCACCAACTTCACAATCCTACAGG GTCCTCCTGGTCCCAGAGGGTCAAGGGGGGACAAAGGACCTCCGGGACCAACCGGTCAATCAGGTCAGAAGGGCGAGAAAGGGGACAAAGGTGCCCCAGGGATACGAGGGCCAAGAGGAGAGCAAGGTATTCCAGGTCCACCAGGTCTACCAGGCTTAAGGGGCCTTCCAGGCGTCCCGGGCAACCCGGGGTCCAAGGGCCCCAGGGGATCCGGGGGAAGGGCTGGACCTCCTGGAGGTAAAGGTGAGCCGGGCACAGCCGGTCTGCCCGGTAGAGACGGCCAGCCCGGTCCTCAGGGGGCACAGGGCCCACCGGGCATCCGGGGTCCGATAGGGCCGGCCGGAGAGCAGGGGACAAGGGGACTGCAAGGACCAGTGGGGCCTCCGGGGCCTACGGGACCACCGGGACCACCTGGAGTTCCCATACGGGGAGTTGTCAAAACCTTGGTTCCGGTGTCTCTTCAATATGAGACAGTCGCTCCGACACCGCAGGCCCCAG GTTGTCCACCTGAGTGGCTTCACTACAGGGACAAGTGCTACTTGTTCTCCAAAGACCCACACAGCTTCGATGACGCAAAGGCCGCTTGTGAACTAAACTCTGCTTCCTTGTTGATCATCCACGACATGGAGGAACAG AAATGGCTGCAGACGCAGACGACCGGCAAGGGTTACTTCTGGATGGGTCTGACCGACCGGGCGGAGGAGAACGTTTGGCGCTGGCTGGACGGCAGCCGACCAGCTTTCAC GAAGTGGAAGCCCGGCCAGCCCGACAACTGGGGTCACGGCCACGAGAGCGGCGAGAACTGCGCGGGCCTCATCCACGAAGGCCTGTGGAACGATTTCTTCTGTGAAGACCTCATAAGCTACATTTGCCAGAAGCAACACACGGAGACGC CAGGGAGCTCGTAG
- the LOC133396677 gene encoding collectin-12-like isoform X3 → MYHNKHHDFADEEEGQSFGYKRFAIQEGTQCTKCKKEWALKSSIALLYVLCTLLTIAVAVLGYKVVKRVDSVSEGIANYGGKIIAVETDLKKLDDQSGEKSENATTAIHAFKGKVWALQRQLSSMEEHLLGDQVKLSQLQNLGSEIQSGQAYVRGLLDGNTAALRFVNGTLHTYGSVLGGLRDDTTRLQRELQQQVKLQNQVLLSVGGLNLTQAQQRVLIEALHRSVDDSSQNIQKVRNDFQSLEQTTRQTRSDTEWLRSKVDNLHVLATNASALSKANNDSLEEVGSQLSFVSGQLQNTSSLADVHDQSLKEILDRQRDFTNLTSSKFERLEVRLDESEQNLDRVTGNVSFTTQLLGAINLNLNAVRGCSETVGRHSDLLLSLNGSVADVRVDAAGMRSQQEDLAARLDKEVTSLSIIMEEMKLVDTKHSQLITNFTILQGPPGPRGSRGDKGPPGPTGQSGQKGEKGDKGAPGIRGPRGEQGIPGPPGLPGLRGLPGVPGNPGSKGPRGSGGRAGPPGGKGEPGTAGLPGRDGQPGPQGAQGPPGIRGPIGPAGEQGTRGLQGPVGPPGPTGPPGPPGVPIRGVVKTLVPVSLQYETVAPTPQAPGCPPEWLHYRDKCYLFSKDPHSFDDAKAACELNSASLLIIHDMEEQKWLQTQTTGKGYFWMGLTDRAEENVWRWLDGSRPAFTKWKPGQPDNWGHGHESGENCAGLIHEGLWNDFFCEDLISYICQKQHTETPGSS, encoded by the exons TGGTGAAAAGAGTCGACAGCGTGTCTGAAGGCATCGCCAACTACGGGGGGAAGATTATCGCGGTGGAGACGGACTTGAAAAAGCTAG ATGatcaaagtggggaaaaatCTGAGAACGCCACCACAGCAATCCATGCCTTCAAGGGGAAGGTGTGGGCCCTCCAGAGGCAGCTGTCCAGCATGGAGGAGCACCTCCTCGGCGACCAGGTCAAGCTGAGCCAGCTGCAAAACCTCGGCTCGGAAATCCAAAGTGGTCAGGCCTACGTCCGAGGTCTGTTGGACGGCAACACGGCCGCCTTGCGCTTCGTCAACGGCACCCTGCACACGTACGGCAGTGTCCTGGGGGGTCTGCGGGACGACACGACCCGGCTGCAGCGAGAACTCCAGCAGCAAGTGAAACTCCAGAACCAGGTCTTGCTGAGCGTCGGTGGCCTGAACCTCACGCAGGCGCAGCAGCGCGTCCTCATCGAGGCTCTGCACCGCTCCGTGGACGACAGCAGTCAGAATATCCAGAAAGTCCGCAATGACTTCCAAAGCCTGGAGCAGACCACCAGACAGACGCGCTCTGATACCGAGTGGCTTCGGAGTAAAGTGGACAACCTGCACGTTCTGGCAACTAATGCCTCGGCGCTTTCCAAAGCCAACAACGATAGCCTGGAGGAGGTCGGATCCCAGCTGTCGTTTGTGTCCGGCCAGTTGCAGAACACCAGCAGCTTGGCAGACGTCCACGACCAGTCCCTGAAGGAGATCCTGGACCGGCAGAGGGACTTCACCAACCTTACGTCATCCAAATTCGAGCGTCTGGAGGTGCGGCTGGACGAGTCGGAGCAGAACCTAGACCGGGTGACCGGCAACGTCAGCTTCACCACACAGCTCCTGGGCGCCATCAACCTCAACCTCAACGCCGTCCGCGGATGCTCCGAAACGGTCGGCCGCCACTCAGACTTGCTGCTGAGCCTCAACGGCAGCGTGGCCGACGTGAGGGTGGACGCGGCCGGAATGCGATCCCAGCAGGAGGACCTGGCGGCGCGCTTGGATAAGGAGGTTACCAGCCTCTCCATTATCATGGAGGAGATGAAGCTTGTGGACACCAAGCACTCCCAGTTGATCACCAACTTCACAATCCTACAGG GTCCTCCTGGTCCCAGAGGGTCAAGGGGGGACAAAGGACCTCCGGGACCAACCGGTCAATCAGGTCAGAAGGGCGAGAAAGGGGACAAAGGTGCCCCAGGGATACGAGGGCCAAGAGGAGAGCAAGGTATTCCAGGTCCACCAGGTCTACCAGGCTTAAGGGGCCTTCCAGGCGTCCCGGGCAACCCGGGGTCCAAGGGCCCCAGGGGATCCGGGGGAAGGGCTGGACCTCCTGGAGGTAAAGGTGAGCCGGGCACAGCCGGTCTGCCCGGTAGAGACGGCCAGCCCGGTCCTCAGGGGGCACAGGGCCCACCGGGCATCCGGGGTCCGATAGGGCCGGCCGGAGAGCAGGGGACAAGGGGACTGCAAGGACCAGTGGGGCCTCCGGGGCCTACGGGACCACCGGGACCACCTGGAGTTCCCATACGGGGAGTTGTCAAAACCTTGGTTCCGGTGTCTCTTCAATATGAGACAGTCGCTCCGACACCGCAGGCCCCAG GTTGTCCACCTGAGTGGCTTCACTACAGGGACAAGTGCTACTTGTTCTCCAAAGACCCACACAGCTTCGATGACGCAAAGGCCGCTTGTGAACTAAACTCTGCTTCCTTGTTGATCATCCACGACATGGAGGAACAG AAATGGCTGCAGACGCAGACGACCGGCAAGGGTTACTTCTGGATGGGTCTGACCGACCGGGCGGAGGAGAACGTTTGGCGCTGGCTGGACGGCAGCCGACCAGCTTTCAC GAAGTGGAAGCCCGGCCAGCCCGACAACTGGGGTCACGGCCACGAGAGCGGCGAGAACTGCGCGGGCCTCATCCACGAAGGCCTGTGGAACGATTTCTTCTGTGAAGACCTCATAAGCTACATTTGCCAGAAGCAACACACGGAGACGC CAGGGAGCTCGTAG